One Chromobacterium paludis genomic window carries:
- the tssF gene encoding type VI secretion system baseplate subunit TssF, with the protein MLESLLPYYERELGQLRELSGEFARRYPKIAGRLQMEGDQCADPHTERLIEAFALLASRIHKKLDDDYPEVAESFLDVLYPHYLQPIPSATIVQFECDPARPEIAKRYRVERGQAVHAPAINGVVCKFRSAYPVDLYPLSLKDARLELTSGSPYLRQLAPDAAALLTLECHTHGGLTLNHIGLTSLRFFLDGEPALMHLLYELLLSQVLRIRVGDGSDDPARTFTLPAKAIRPVGFGRDEGMLEYDERSFMGYRLLTEYFCYPEKFLFVDIAELDKAAARLNGEKLVLQLALGDYPDSERHHRLLTQLQPQHLKLGCTPVVNLFKQPGEPIRVSHQKTGYPVLADGRKPQAYEVIQIRKVVRVEKSGEGETSEEVPPFYATRHGAEKQTPRFYWHASREGSVRAGDKGTDLALHLVDLQFHAVRPSAEVLSLDLLCSNRDLPEQIPFGGSQATQRTDFTLPGHSVVKRVRLLRKPSATQRSPLGRAVQWRLISHLSLNYMSIVDSGVAALQEMLALYNLTGSPVNVRQIQGVVGIHSEAAVTRVTGRDFAGFVRGSDIRLKLDADYYVGGSVYLFASVLERFFALYCAPNSFTRLRVETVQQNQEVAAWPARAGEALVI; encoded by the coding sequence ATGCTTGAATCCTTACTCCCCTACTACGAACGCGAACTCGGCCAGCTGCGTGAGCTGTCCGGCGAGTTCGCGCGCCGCTATCCCAAGATCGCCGGCCGGCTGCAGATGGAAGGCGACCAGTGCGCCGATCCGCATACCGAGCGGCTGATCGAGGCGTTTGCGCTGCTGGCGTCCCGCATCCACAAGAAGCTGGATGACGATTATCCCGAGGTGGCGGAAAGCTTCCTCGATGTGCTGTATCCGCATTATCTGCAGCCGATTCCATCCGCCACCATCGTGCAGTTCGAGTGCGATCCGGCGCGGCCGGAGATCGCCAAGCGTTACCGCGTGGAGCGCGGCCAGGCGGTGCATGCGCCGGCCATCAACGGCGTGGTGTGCAAGTTCCGCAGCGCCTATCCGGTGGACCTGTATCCGCTGTCCCTGAAGGACGCGCGGCTGGAGCTGACCAGCGGCTCGCCCTACCTGCGTCAGCTGGCGCCGGACGCGGCAGCGCTGCTGACGCTGGAGTGCCATACCCATGGCGGGCTGACGCTGAACCACATCGGTTTGACGTCCTTGCGCTTCTTCCTGGACGGCGAGCCGGCGCTGATGCACCTGTTGTACGAGCTGCTGCTGTCGCAAGTGCTGCGCATCCGCGTGGGCGATGGCAGCGACGATCCGGCCCGCACCTTCACGCTGCCGGCCAAGGCCATCCGCCCGGTGGGTTTTGGCCGCGACGAGGGCATGCTGGAGTACGACGAGCGCTCCTTCATGGGCTACCGGCTGCTGACGGAATACTTCTGCTATCCGGAAAAATTCCTGTTTGTCGACATCGCGGAGCTGGACAAGGCAGCCGCGCGGCTGAATGGCGAAAAACTGGTGCTGCAGCTGGCGCTGGGCGATTACCCGGACAGCGAGCGCCATCACCGGCTGCTGACGCAGCTGCAGCCGCAGCATCTGAAACTGGGCTGCACCCCGGTGGTGAACTTGTTCAAGCAGCCTGGCGAGCCTATCCGCGTCAGCCATCAAAAGACTGGCTACCCGGTGCTGGCCGATGGCCGCAAGCCACAGGCCTACGAGGTGATCCAGATCCGCAAGGTGGTGCGGGTGGAAAAGTCCGGCGAGGGTGAAACCAGCGAGGAAGTGCCGCCGTTCTACGCCACGCGCCATGGCGCGGAGAAACAAACGCCGCGCTTTTACTGGCATGCCAGCCGCGAAGGCTCGGTGCGCGCCGGCGACAAGGGCACGGACCTGGCGCTGCATCTGGTGGACCTGCAGTTCCACGCGGTGCGCCCATCGGCCGAGGTGCTGAGCCTGGACCTGCTGTGTAGCAACCGAGACCTGCCGGAGCAGATTCCGTTTGGCGGCAGCCAGGCCACGCAGCGCACCGACTTTACCCTGCCGGGCCATTCGGTGGTGAAGCGGGTGCGCCTGTTGCGCAAGCCTTCCGCCACCCAGCGCAGCCCCTTGGGCCGCGCCGTGCAGTGGCGGCTGATCTCGCACCTGTCGCTGAACTACATGTCCATTGTCGACTCCGGCGTGGCCGCGCTGCAGGAAATGCTGGCGCTGTACAACCTCACCGGATCGCCGGTCAACGTGCGGCAAATCCAGGGCGTGGTGGGCATTCATAGCGAAGCGGCGGTGACGCGCGTCACCGGCCGCGACTTTGCCGGCTTTGTGCGCGGCAGCGACATCCGGCTGAAACTGGATGCGGACTACTATGTGGGCGGCAGCGTCTACCTGTTCGCTTCGGTGCTGGAACGCTTCTTCGCGCTGTATTGCGCGCCCAATAGCTTCACCCGCCTGCGGGTGGAGACCGTGCAACAGAATCAGGAGGTGGCGGCATGGCCGGCCAGAGCGGGCGAAGCCCTCGTGATCTGA
- a CDS encoding tetratricopeptide repeat protein codes for MGIIKRLLGRGKPAELRVARQAETPPELEAAVAALQREDWGQTLRLAQPYLEARSGRLRADAYRLCALATGRQGQWDTAFSCWLRLFELEPSAHNALQLASVSVMAGQVDRGKAWMMKFDELNRESREFSCAMAYANFASALAQAGHADEALPYLTCLRELYRQLKITDDMFLHQRGVPFFGAFLENSWALLRPCLDDGALLDWYRVMLDDLDEDGRARLNAWLDDVMPCAAANDESP; via the coding sequence ATGGGCATCATCAAGCGACTGTTGGGCCGCGGCAAACCCGCCGAGCTGCGCGTGGCGCGCCAGGCGGAAACGCCGCCCGAGCTGGAGGCGGCCGTGGCCGCGCTGCAGCGCGAGGATTGGGGGCAGACGTTGCGGCTGGCGCAGCCTTATCTGGAGGCGCGTTCAGGCCGCTTGCGCGCCGACGCCTACCGGCTGTGCGCGCTGGCCACCGGCCGCCAGGGCCAGTGGGACACGGCCTTTTCCTGCTGGCTGAGGCTGTTCGAGCTGGAGCCGTCGGCCCATAACGCCTTGCAGCTGGCCAGCGTGTCGGTGATGGCCGGCCAGGTGGATAGGGGCAAGGCCTGGATGATGAAGTTTGACGAACTGAACCGCGAGAGCCGCGAGTTTTCCTGCGCCATGGCTTACGCCAATTTCGCCTCCGCCCTGGCGCAGGCCGGCCACGCGGACGAGGCATTGCCTTACCTGACCTGTCTGCGCGAACTGTATCGCCAGCTGAAAATCACCGACGACATGTTCCTGCACCAGCGCGGCGTGCCGTTTTTCGGCGCCTTCCTGGAAAACAGCTGGGCGCTGCTGCGGCCCTGCCTGGACGATGGCGCGCTGCTGGACTGGTACCGCGTCATGCTGGACGACCTGGACGAAGACGGCCGCGCGCGGCTGAACGCATGGCTGGACGACGTCATGCCCTGCGCCGCGGCCAACGATGAATCACCCTGA
- the tssG gene encoding type VI secretion system baseplate subunit TssG produces MAGQSGRSPRDLRQELAADASQFGFFQAARILGLSGLKRAGAKRGRLPERLRFRTLASLSFPASELTGYQPAEEGSEAADEMTISFMGLTGPSGALPTAYTELLLERRLRHRDDTMHAFFDLFSHRAASLFFEAWCKYRSWIHVEAGERDGFTRNLLDLGGVGLGQLRQQMGPDAQLDERMFVYYAGLLSQKPLSAQSLVTLVEGFFGVKASLEQFVGQWLQVPRAEQSQLGADGCELGLSAFAGERIWDRQTKIKLRLGPMRREQFNALQPHAAGAQALRALMQYALGHSLAAEVCLVLDARDVAPAVLGSDALSLGGDSWLGRPPGHPDDMRYTLLN; encoded by the coding sequence ATGGCCGGCCAGAGCGGGCGAAGCCCTCGTGATCTGAGGCAGGAGCTGGCCGCCGACGCCAGCCAGTTCGGCTTCTTCCAGGCGGCGCGCATCCTGGGCCTGTCCGGCCTCAAGCGGGCCGGAGCCAAGCGCGGGCGGCTGCCGGAGCGGCTGCGCTTTCGCACGCTGGCGTCGCTGTCCTTCCCAGCCAGCGAGCTGACCGGCTACCAGCCGGCGGAGGAGGGCAGCGAGGCGGCGGACGAGATGACCATCAGCTTCATGGGCCTCACCGGGCCGAGCGGCGCCTTGCCCACCGCGTATACGGAGTTGTTGCTGGAGCGCCGTCTGCGCCACCGCGACGACACCATGCACGCGTTTTTCGACCTGTTCAGCCATCGCGCCGCCTCGCTGTTTTTCGAGGCCTGGTGCAAGTACCGCAGCTGGATCCATGTCGAAGCCGGCGAGCGCGATGGTTTCACCCGCAACCTGCTGGACCTGGGCGGCGTGGGCCTGGGCCAGCTGCGGCAGCAGATGGGGCCGGACGCGCAGCTGGACGAGCGCATGTTCGTCTATTACGCCGGGCTGCTCAGCCAGAAACCGCTGTCGGCGCAATCGCTGGTGACGCTGGTGGAAGGTTTCTTCGGCGTCAAGGCCAGCCTGGAGCAGTTTGTCGGCCAATGGCTGCAGGTGCCGCGCGCCGAGCAGAGCCAGCTGGGCGCGGACGGCTGCGAGCTGGGCCTGTCCGCCTTTGCCGGCGAGCGCATCTGGGACCGCCAAACCAAGATCAAGCTGCGGCTGGGGCCGATGAGACGCGAGCAGTTCAACGCGCTGCAGCCGCACGCGGCCGGCGCGCAGGCGCTGCGTGCGTTGATGCAATACGCGCTGGGCCATAGCCTGGCGGCCGAGGTCTGCCTGGTGCTGGACGCGCGCGACGTGGCGCCGGCGGTGCTGGGCTCGGACGCGCTGAGCCTGGGCGGCGACAGCTGGCTGGGACGGCCGCCTGGCCATCCCGACGATATGCGTTACACGCTGTTGAACTGA